A single region of the Paraburkholderia sp. SOS3 genome encodes:
- a CDS encoding VOC family protein, with translation MPNFIKHIAFKVEDVEKERAFYENVFGYRHVNTVLRKGKNGDHVSHHLTDGYMDLTLIHYESSNADEADFAGPAPCIHHIGMEVEDLDAFIEQIKANGGEILTAPGHLPVKFRSPNGPVAEVVPMKRWEKETLAAGVHGAVLE, from the coding sequence ATGCCCAACTTCATCAAACACATTGCTTTCAAAGTCGAGGACGTCGAGAAGGAACGCGCGTTCTATGAGAACGTATTCGGATACCGGCATGTGAACACGGTGTTGCGCAAGGGCAAAAACGGCGACCACGTCTCGCACCACCTGACCGACGGCTATATGGACCTCACGCTGATCCATTACGAATCGTCGAATGCGGACGAAGCAGACTTCGCGGGTCCCGCACCATGCATCCATCACATCGGCATGGAAGTGGAAGACCTCGACGCCTTTATCGAACAGATCAAGGCGAACGGCGGCGAGATCCTTACCGCGCCCGGTCATTTGCCGGTCAAGTTCCGCTCGCCGAATGGCCCGGTGGCCGAAGTCGTGCCGATGAAGCGCTGGGAAAAAGAAACGCTCGCGGCGGGCGTGCACGGCGCCGTGCTCGAATAA
- a CDS encoding H-NS family nucleoid-associated regulatory protein, with protein sequence MKTRIVDDEARDRLIRWLRRRMEEFGITTEALAASIAEDRRYPPLYRDARGNEWNGQGEMPSWLRAAQNAGVDPAFFRIEAKPAAPAPVIGAEPKPGADDARQLDLFA encoded by the coding sequence ATGAAAACAAGGATTGTTGACGACGAGGCTCGCGATCGCCTGATCCGCTGGCTGCGTCGCCGGATGGAAGAATTCGGCATCACCACGGAGGCACTGGCGGCTTCGATCGCTGAAGATCGCCGTTATCCGCCGCTTTACCGCGATGCACGCGGCAACGAATGGAACGGCCAGGGGGAGATGCCGAGCTGGTTGCGCGCAGCGCAAAACGCGGGCGTCGATCCGGCGTTCTTCCGCATCGAAGCGAAGCCGGCCGCGCCGGCACCGGTCATCGGCGCCGAGCCGAAACCGGGCGCCGACGATGCGCGCCAGCTCGATCTGTTCGCGTGA
- a CDS encoding ABC transporter permease has protein sequence MSGLRYWYAENRGTMFAFALFVLMFAIYLFNYPSTLSANVFQTAANKAVLLALVSMGQALVVLTSGIDLSIGMMLVLTNCIGSWIVTGDALHSALGIVGVLAAGALCGALNGVIIIYGRLQPIVTTIATGAVYYGLALLLRPVPGGSINEDLADALTGKVAGLVPASLLILLAAVVFVWVPFKRSTVGRAAYATGSSESAAFLSGMPIRRAKFASYTLAGLLAAIGGLFLTFFTDTGEASLGSANSYTLFSIAAVVIGGVSLLGGRGSAIGAIFGAFAFRSIGDLLFVFNVDALWQPLFQGVILLLAVAIGACGLFRVRNRLEWFQ, from the coding sequence ATGAGCGGGCTGCGTTACTGGTATGCGGAAAATCGCGGAACGATGTTCGCGTTCGCCCTGTTCGTGCTGATGTTCGCGATTTATCTGTTCAACTATCCGTCGACGTTGTCGGCAAACGTGTTTCAGACGGCCGCGAACAAGGCGGTGCTGCTCGCGCTGGTGTCGATGGGCCAGGCGCTCGTCGTGCTGACCTCCGGCATCGACCTGTCGATCGGCATGATGCTCGTGCTGACGAATTGCATCGGATCGTGGATCGTCACGGGCGATGCGCTGCACAGCGCGCTCGGCATCGTCGGCGTGCTCGCGGCCGGTGCGCTATGCGGCGCGCTCAACGGCGTCATCATCATCTACGGCCGCCTGCAGCCGATCGTAACGACGATCGCGACCGGCGCCGTCTATTACGGGCTGGCGCTGCTGCTGCGTCCGGTGCCCGGCGGGTCGATCAACGAAGACCTTGCCGACGCGCTGACCGGCAAGGTCGCCGGCCTCGTGCCGGCGAGTCTGCTGATTCTGCTCGCGGCGGTCGTGTTCGTCTGGGTGCCTTTCAAACGGTCGACGGTCGGGCGTGCGGCGTATGCGACCGGCTCGTCCGAGTCCGCGGCCTTTCTATCGGGCATGCCGATCCGGCGCGCGAAGTTCGCGAGCTATACGTTAGCCGGCCTGCTCGCCGCGATCGGCGGCCTCTTTCTGACATTTTTCACCGACACCGGAGAAGCAAGCCTCGGCAGCGCCAACTCCTATACGCTGTTTTCGATCGCCGCCGTGGTGATCGGCGGCGTCTCGCTGCTCGGTGGCCGGGGCAGCGCGATCGGGGCGATCTTCGGCGCCTTCGCGTTCCGCTCGATCGGCGACCTGCTGTTCGTGTTCAACGTCGATGCACTATGGCAGCCGCTGTTCCAGGGCGTGATTCTCCTGCTCGCTGTCGCGATCGGCGCATGCGGGCTGTTCAGGGTGCGTAACCGGCTGGAGTGGTTCCAATGA
- a CDS encoding FAD-binding oxidoreductase: MASLKKRDGSSVTSEILSRFIESFSGKAFYPDTPAYEAARAIWNRRISRSPGLIVQCSSTHEIAQAVNFARENDLVVAVKGGGHNVAGHALCDDGLVIDLSPMKQVIVDEDTPTVTVQGGALLEDLDRATHRFGLAVPTGVVSKVGVAGLMLGGGCGWLSRRYGLTCDSLLSCEIVTAQGETLTAHQSEHADLFWAIRGGAGNFGIVSSLTFRAHPVSKVYGGFVAYPRNEAVKVLRSYRDFMAHAPDELTVYAGLMSTPDGTPAVALMMCYCGTESDGERVTRPLLEMGTPLFAAVQSMPFPDMQRLADQGNPDGIHNYWRSTFIKELSDAAIELIVEQSNLAASPLSMVLLQIFDGAVRNIGVADTAYSQRDAGFNVAIEAKWIEQRDTERNIGWARDFANALRPHSANTFLVNFLSDESAAEVRAAFGSNHTRLARIKAKYDPANFFRLNPNIEPQA, from the coding sequence ATGGCAAGTCTTAAAAAGCGCGATGGATCGAGCGTTACTTCCGAAATTCTGAGTCGATTTATTGAGAGCTTCAGTGGAAAGGCCTTTTATCCCGATACGCCTGCTTATGAAGCGGCACGCGCCATCTGGAACAGGAGAATATCCAGATCGCCGGGCCTGATCGTGCAGTGTTCATCGACTCACGAGATTGCTCAAGCGGTGAATTTCGCGCGAGAAAACGATCTGGTCGTGGCGGTGAAGGGTGGAGGACACAATGTGGCCGGCCATGCGCTGTGCGACGACGGACTCGTGATCGACCTGTCGCCGATGAAGCAGGTCATCGTCGATGAAGACACGCCGACCGTGACGGTACAGGGGGGCGCCTTGCTCGAAGATCTCGATCGCGCCACGCATCGGTTCGGGCTCGCGGTGCCGACGGGCGTCGTATCGAAGGTTGGCGTCGCGGGACTCATGCTCGGCGGCGGATGCGGCTGGCTGTCGCGCCGCTACGGTTTGACGTGCGACAGCTTGTTGTCGTGCGAAATCGTTACGGCGCAAGGGGAGACGCTGACCGCACATCAGTCGGAGCATGCGGATCTGTTCTGGGCGATTCGGGGCGGCGCCGGTAACTTCGGGATCGTCTCGTCGCTGACTTTTCGCGCACATCCGGTTTCAAAGGTGTACGGCGGCTTCGTCGCGTATCCGCGCAACGAAGCCGTGAAAGTGCTGCGCTCGTACCGCGACTTCATGGCGCACGCGCCCGACGAACTGACCGTCTACGCGGGCCTGATGTCGACGCCGGACGGGACACCCGCGGTCGCGTTGATGATGTGCTACTGCGGAACCGAAAGCGACGGCGAGCGCGTCACGCGGCCGCTGCTCGAAATGGGCACGCCGCTCTTTGCAGCGGTGCAGTCGATGCCGTTTCCCGACATGCAGAGACTTGCCGATCAAGGCAACCCCGACGGCATCCACAACTACTGGCGTTCGACGTTCATCAAGGAACTGAGCGACGCAGCGATCGAGCTGATCGTCGAGCAAAGCAATCTGGCCGCGTCGCCGTTGAGTATGGTTCTGCTGCAGATATTCGACGGTGCGGTGCGCAATATCGGCGTCGCGGACACCGCATACTCGCAGCGCGACGCGGGCTTCAACGTTGCGATCGAAGCGAAATGGATCGAACAGCGAGACACGGAGCGCAATATCGGCTGGGCACGCGACTTTGCGAACGCGCTGCGGCCGCACTCGGCGAACACGTTTCTTGTGAATTTTCTAAGCGATGAAAGCGCGGCCGAGGTTCGAGCGGCATTCGGCAGCAATCATACGCGGCTGGCCCGGATAAAAGCGAAATACGATCCGGCGAACTTCTTCAGGCTCAATCCGAACATCGAGCCGCAGGCGTGA
- a CDS encoding GntR family transcriptional regulator: MPVIRNAGEQPLYEIVRAGILERLRTGEWAAGDKIPTEPQLAESFGVGIGTIRRAVEELVAERLLIRRAGRGTIVARFGENHQFDHYFNFVDENGNAVTVSARLLRFGKERATAELAERLKVERGSRLASVENLRLRDDTPLMLDHLWFPLDVFPNLDAQTFVARRGSIYGFYQDHFGISVVRVVEDLRGAVADERIADVLNIDVGAPVLRIERTAFTFKDKPVEYRVRVVSSEISYRNVRGLQD, from the coding sequence ATGCCAGTCATACGCAACGCGGGCGAACAGCCACTTTATGAAATCGTTCGGGCGGGAATTCTCGAGCGGCTGCGCACGGGCGAATGGGCAGCGGGCGATAAAATCCCGACCGAGCCGCAACTAGCCGAGTCCTTCGGCGTCGGCATCGGCACGATCCGGCGCGCGGTCGAGGAACTGGTCGCCGAGCGGCTATTGATCCGGCGCGCGGGGCGCGGCACGATCGTCGCGCGTTTCGGCGAGAACCATCAGTTCGACCACTACTTCAACTTTGTTGACGAAAACGGCAACGCGGTGACGGTGTCGGCGCGCCTGTTGCGCTTCGGCAAGGAGCGCGCGACGGCCGAACTTGCCGAGCGGCTGAAGGTCGAACGCGGCTCACGGCTCGCGAGCGTCGAAAATCTGCGGCTGCGCGACGATACGCCGCTGATGCTCGATCATTTGTGGTTTCCGCTCGATGTCTTTCCGAATCTCGATGCACAGACGTTCGTGGCACGGCGTGGGTCGATTTATGGCTTCTATCAGGATCACTTTGGCATCTCGGTCGTGCGCGTGGTCGAGGATTTGCGCGGCGCGGTCGCTGACGAGAGAATCGCCGATGTATTGAATATCGACGTGGGGGCACCGGTGCTGCGCATCGAGCGCACCGCCTTTACGTTCAAGGACAAGCCGGTGGAGTATCGCGTGCGGGTTGTCTCGAGTGAAATTTCGTATCGCAATGTGCGCGGGTTGCAGGACTAG
- a CDS encoding MFS transporter, with translation MASAQPRRRFSATTGVLIVLCIMSYLMYVDRTNISTAALAIRHDLRLNNSQLGIVFAAFALTYAVAMIPGGVIADRLGSRKMLAICGLLWGFGTLLTGLASSFAMVLLARFIVGLGESPIVPTSARAMTAWMKPEQRGFAQGITHACARLGNASTPIVVAALITAFSWHIAFVVLGVASLAWVVLWVGYYRDNPVDHPDITPEELARLPVRTSKVRVPMRWGPLLRALWPATLVSFCHGWILWFFLNWMPSFFAQNYHLNIKHSAMFSSGIFLSGVVGTTLGGSLSDLLLKRTGNIRRARQTMITIGFLGPIVFFIPMFLHPSPNIAALSLAAALFLSELVTAPLWAVAMDLAPNHAATSSSIMNTGLGIAASVSPPIVGWLVDATHSWQPVFALSIACLLLGPIAANWIRPDRPYLGEPLDERQGSPAGSFAAQRSA, from the coding sequence ATGGCATCGGCTCAGCCGCGCAGACGGTTTTCCGCCACCACTGGCGTCCTGATCGTGTTGTGCATCATGTCGTATCTGATGTACGTCGATCGCACGAATATATCCACGGCGGCGCTCGCGATCCGCCACGATCTTCGCCTCAACAATTCGCAGCTCGGCATCGTGTTCGCCGCCTTCGCGCTGACTTACGCAGTCGCGATGATTCCGGGCGGCGTGATCGCCGACCGCCTCGGCTCGCGCAAGATGCTCGCGATCTGCGGCCTGCTGTGGGGCTTCGGCACCTTGCTGACCGGTCTCGCGAGCAGTTTCGCGATGGTGCTGCTCGCGCGCTTTATCGTCGGGCTCGGCGAAAGCCCGATCGTTCCCACGTCCGCGCGCGCCATGACCGCATGGATGAAACCCGAGCAGCGCGGCTTCGCGCAAGGCATCACGCACGCGTGCGCGCGCCTTGGCAATGCATCGACGCCGATCGTGGTCGCCGCGCTGATCACCGCCTTCTCATGGCATATCGCGTTCGTCGTTCTCGGCGTCGCGAGCCTCGCGTGGGTCGTGCTGTGGGTCGGGTACTACCGCGACAATCCGGTCGACCATCCGGACATCACACCGGAAGAACTCGCGCGTCTTCCCGTCAGGACGAGCAAGGTACGCGTGCCGATGCGCTGGGGCCCGCTGTTGCGCGCGCTGTGGCCGGCCACACTCGTGAGCTTCTGCCATGGGTGGATTCTGTGGTTCTTCCTGAACTGGATGCCGTCGTTTTTCGCACAGAACTATCACCTGAACATCAAGCACTCGGCGATGTTCAGCTCGGGCATCTTTCTGAGCGGCGTGGTCGGCACGACGCTCGGCGGCTCGCTCAGCGATCTGCTGCTCAAGCGCACCGGCAATATCCGCCGCGCACGCCAGACGATGATCACGATCGGCTTTCTCGGCCCGATCGTGTTCTTCATTCCGATGTTTCTGCATCCGTCGCCGAATATCGCGGCGCTGTCTCTCGCGGCCGCGCTGTTCCTCTCCGAACTCGTGACAGCGCCGCTCTGGGCCGTGGCGATGGACCTTGCGCCGAATCATGCGGCCACCTCGAGCAGCATCATGAATACGGGCCTCGGCATCGCGGCGTCGGTTTCGCCGCCGATCGTCGGCTGGCTCGTCGATGCGACGCATTCATGGCAACCAGTGTTCGCGCTATCGATCGCGTGTCTGCTGCTCGGCCCGATCGCCGCGAACTGGATAAGGCCGGACCGGCCCTACCTCGGAGAACCGCTCGACGAACGACAGGGTTCGCCTGCCGGGTCGTTCGCCGCGCAAAGGAGCGCATAG
- a CDS encoding ABC transporter permease — protein MSGVSAGRPNTFVSRLSRRIDRPIVISFACIVALLLVGGMFSRNFTSPEYILLQLKVGAFLGIIATGLMMVILLGHIDLSLPWTITVGAMMACAVAGHGETGRILAIPAGIACGMLIGIVNGVLVALLRIPSMIATLATNAVAQGIMIVYTGGSSPQDSAPHAMRWLAAGWLVPGVPNAVALWVLIGAATMFLLSRTTFGRTLYAIGNTERAAYLSGINTRLVTVAAFAVCSAFAAFGGVLLAGYASKAAQSMGDAYLLPAIAAVVLGGTSILGGRGSYLGTVAGAILITLLQSILSVTQMPEAGRQIIYGVVIAAMLLLYGRSKRET, from the coding sequence ATGAGCGGCGTTTCCGCGGGCAGGCCCAACACGTTCGTATCCCGGCTCTCGCGCAGGATCGACCGGCCGATCGTCATTTCGTTCGCGTGCATCGTCGCGCTGCTGCTCGTCGGCGGCATGTTCTCGCGAAACTTCACGTCGCCCGAATACATCCTGCTGCAGCTGAAGGTCGGCGCATTCCTCGGCATTATCGCGACCGGCCTCATGATGGTGATTCTGCTCGGCCATATCGACCTGTCGCTGCCATGGACGATCACGGTCGGCGCGATGATGGCGTGCGCCGTCGCCGGGCACGGCGAAACCGGGCGCATTCTCGCGATTCCGGCCGGCATCGCTTGCGGCATGCTGATCGGCATCGTCAATGGCGTGCTCGTCGCGCTGCTGCGCATTCCGTCGATGATCGCGACGCTCGCGACCAATGCGGTCGCGCAGGGCATCATGATCGTCTACACGGGCGGGTCGTCGCCGCAGGATTCCGCGCCGCACGCGATGCGATGGCTCGCGGCCGGCTGGCTCGTGCCCGGCGTGCCCAATGCGGTCGCGCTGTGGGTGCTGATCGGCGCCGCCACGATGTTCCTGCTGTCGCGCACGACCTTCGGCCGCACGCTGTACGCGATCGGCAACACCGAGCGCGCGGCTTACCTTTCCGGCATCAATACGCGGCTCGTCACCGTGGCCGCGTTTGCCGTGTGCAGCGCGTTCGCGGCGTTCGGCGGCGTGCTGCTCGCGGGTTATGCCTCGAAGGCCGCGCAGTCGATGGGCGATGCCTACCTGTTGCCGGCGATCGCGGCGGTCGTGCTCGGCGGAACGTCGATTCTCGGCGGCCGCGGTTCGTACCTCGGCACCGTGGCCGGCGCGATCCTCATCACGCTGCTGCAATCGATTCTCTCGGTGACCCAGATGCCGGAAGCGGGACGCCAGATCATCTACGGCGTCGTGATCGCGGCAATGCTGCTGCTGTACGGCCGCAGCAAACGGGAAACGTAG
- a CDS encoding sugar ABC transporter ATP-binding protein, with protein MPQDVEQPIFQMSGVSKSYGGAVALDHANLEVREGRIHAILGENGAGKSTLLKVMSGVVQPDEGTMHLDGRPVSFASPAEANASGIVCVYQELSLIPDLCVADNIFAANPPRRFGMIDRRAQRRQAEAALARAGAADINPLAKVRDLPLSRQQMVELAKGLAHEPRILILDEATSALTAADVARVIDVLKRLRDEGLALLFISHRMHEVKALADECTVYRNGRHVMSFEAGTRTDNEVVEMMIGRKYQHVFPDKPARQPAGEAGQPSAAAPVLACRDLAWGDTLQGIGFSLKRGEILGLGGLDGQGQRELLLALFGVLRGCSGKIEIDGKAVSISSPVAARANGVGMALIPEDRKTEGLMLPMSVRENLSFAALDRMSRAGVIDRDRQQSLVARMMELLAIKSFGVDAAVGSLSGGNQQKVVIAKWLIRQPRILLLSDPTRGIDVGTKQELYQLLRRLADEGAAILFYSTDYDELIGCCDRVLVLYEGRIKKELAGPGITEQNLIASALDLPVGQVSPSTGVAR; from the coding sequence ATGCCGCAGGACGTGGAACAGCCGATCTTTCAGATGTCGGGCGTGTCGAAAAGCTACGGCGGCGCGGTGGCGCTCGATCACGCGAACCTCGAGGTGCGCGAGGGGCGCATCCACGCGATCCTCGGCGAAAACGGCGCGGGCAAGTCCACGCTGCTGAAGGTGATGTCCGGCGTCGTGCAGCCGGACGAGGGAACCATGCACCTCGACGGCCGCCCGGTTTCGTTCGCGTCGCCTGCCGAAGCGAACGCGTCCGGCATCGTCTGCGTCTATCAGGAGCTGTCGCTGATCCCCGACCTCTGCGTGGCCGACAACATCTTCGCCGCGAACCCGCCGCGCCGCTTCGGCATGATCGACCGCCGCGCGCAGCGCCGCCAGGCCGAGGCGGCGCTGGCCCGCGCCGGTGCGGCCGACATCAATCCGCTCGCGAAAGTCCGCGACCTGCCGTTGTCGCGCCAGCAGATGGTCGAACTCGCGAAGGGACTCGCGCACGAGCCGCGCATCCTGATTCTCGACGAGGCGACCTCGGCCCTGACCGCGGCCGACGTGGCGCGCGTCATCGACGTGCTCAAGCGCCTGCGCGACGAAGGGCTCGCGCTGCTGTTCATCTCGCACCGGATGCACGAGGTCAAGGCGCTCGCCGACGAATGCACGGTTTATCGGAACGGTCGACATGTGATGAGCTTCGAGGCCGGCACGCGCACCGACAACGAGGTTGTCGAAATGATGATCGGCCGGAAATACCAGCATGTATTCCCCGATAAACCGGCCCGCCAACCCGCCGGCGAAGCCGGGCAACCCAGCGCCGCCGCGCCGGTTCTCGCGTGCCGCGATCTCGCGTGGGGCGACACGCTGCAGGGCATCGGCTTTTCGTTGAAGCGCGGCGAAATCCTCGGCCTCGGCGGCCTCGACGGGCAAGGCCAGCGCGAACTGCTGCTCGCGCTGTTCGGCGTGTTGCGCGGTTGCTCCGGCAAGATCGAAATCGACGGCAAGGCCGTGTCGATATCGAGCCCCGTGGCGGCGCGCGCCAACGGCGTCGGCATGGCGCTGATTCCGGAGGACCGCAAGACCGAAGGTCTGATGCTGCCGATGTCGGTGCGCGAAAACCTGTCGTTTGCGGCGCTCGACCGCATGTCCCGCGCGGGCGTGATCGATCGCGACCGCCAGCAGTCGCTGGTCGCCCGCATGATGGAGCTGCTCGCGATCAAGTCGTTCGGCGTCGACGCGGCCGTCGGTTCGCTCTCGGGCGGCAATCAGCAGAAGGTGGTCATCGCGAAATGGCTGATCCGGCAGCCTCGCATCCTGTTGCTCAGCGACCCGACGCGCGGCATCGACGTCGGCACCAAGCAGGAGCTTTACCAGCTGCTCAGGCGTCTGGCCGACGAAGGCGCCGCGATCCTTTTCTACTCGACCGACTACGACGAGCTGATCGGCTGCTGCGACCGCGTGCTCGTGCTGTACGAAGGCAGGATCAAGAAGGAACTGGCCGGGCCGGGGATCACCGAGCAGAACCTGATCGCGAGCGCACTGGACCTGCCCGTCGGTCAGGTTTCGCCTTCCACGGGAGTCGCGCGATGA
- a CDS encoding MmgE/PrpD family protein yields MSESTAHSDAAAPAAATYDVTAEAASFVASVAYEDLPPELVELGKMHILDALGLAVAGQRAETGPVVRQYLDELGVLKGASSVLGTHLKAPPRFAAFANGVAIHADDFDDTQLAVAKDRVYGLLTHPTVSAVPSALAMAEALGRSGRDFMLAYHVGLEVETKICEAIAPRSYESGFHSTGFCGVFASAAAAGKMRGFDARTLRHVFGIAGAQACGLRENFGTMTKPFQAGHAAECGVTAADLAALGWTAAENILEAKRGFFSAYGGGWNPQATEGKFGKPWSLLTPGISIKPFPTGSLTHPAMDAMLTLIETHRIEATDVAQVRVGTNRQMLNTLIHHRPKTGLQGKFSMEYCMAVLLVRRRAGLGEFTDDVVNHPDLQQMLGRVDFYNNPQADAAGADRMRSYVEVKLKDGRLFSAQNDFARGSPQKPMSFDDAVRKFRGCTDFAGLSESKADRIISAVQGLAKVDSMSTVFKGLFD; encoded by the coding sequence ATGTCGGAAAGCACTGCACATTCAGACGCCGCTGCACCCGCGGCAGCGACGTATGACGTCACGGCCGAGGCCGCCAGCTTCGTCGCAAGCGTCGCATACGAAGACCTGCCGCCTGAACTGGTGGAACTCGGCAAGATGCACATTCTCGATGCGCTCGGTCTCGCGGTCGCCGGGCAGCGCGCCGAAACCGGCCCCGTGGTTCGGCAGTATCTGGACGAGCTCGGCGTACTGAAGGGAGCGTCGAGCGTGCTCGGCACTCACCTCAAAGCGCCGCCGCGCTTTGCCGCATTCGCGAACGGCGTCGCGATCCACGCCGACGATTTCGACGACACGCAGCTGGCCGTGGCAAAAGACCGCGTCTACGGACTGCTCACGCATCCCACGGTATCAGCCGTGCCGTCGGCGCTCGCGATGGCCGAAGCGCTAGGCCGGTCCGGCCGCGACTTCATGCTCGCGTATCACGTCGGTCTCGAAGTCGAGACCAAGATTTGCGAAGCGATTGCGCCCCGTTCGTACGAGAGCGGCTTTCACTCGACTGGCTTCTGCGGCGTCTTCGCCTCGGCGGCCGCAGCCGGCAAGATGCGCGGGTTCGACGCGCGCACGCTGCGCCATGTGTTCGGCATTGCCGGCGCTCAGGCTTGCGGCCTGCGCGAGAACTTCGGCACGATGACGAAGCCTTTCCAGGCCGGCCACGCGGCCGAATGCGGCGTGACGGCGGCCGACCTCGCCGCATTGGGATGGACAGCCGCGGAGAACATTCTGGAAGCGAAACGCGGCTTTTTTAGCGCATACGGCGGCGGCTGGAATCCTCAGGCAACCGAAGGAAAGTTCGGCAAGCCGTGGTCCCTGCTGACGCCTGGCATATCGATCAAGCCATTTCCGACGGGATCGCTGACGCATCCGGCAATGGATGCGATGCTCACGCTCATCGAAACGCATCGGATCGAGGCCACCGACGTCGCCCAGGTTCGCGTCGGCACGAACCGGCAGATGCTCAACACGCTGATTCATCACCGTCCGAAGACCGGATTACAGGGCAAATTCAGCATGGAGTACTGCATGGCGGTGCTTCTTGTCAGGCGCCGCGCGGGACTCGGCGAATTCACGGACGACGTCGTCAACCACCCCGATCTGCAGCAGATGCTTGGCCGCGTGGACTTCTATAACAACCCGCAAGCCGACGCGGCCGGCGCCGACAGGATGCGCTCATACGTCGAGGTCAAGCTGAAGGATGGACGCCTCTTCTCGGCGCAAAACGATTTTGCCAGGGGCAGCCCGCAAAAGCCGATGTCGTTCGACGATGCCGTGCGAAAGTTTCGCGGCTGCACGGACTTTGCGGGTCTATCCGAAAGCAAGGCCGACCGCATTATTTCTGCCGTTCAGGGCCTCGCGAAAGTGGACAGCATGAGCACGGTTTTCAAAGGGCTATTCGACTGA
- a CDS encoding NUDIX domain-containing protein, with the protein MPSLERVPSSTFIDWAWRLVLRVGFRCARVWWHIRRPRHEGALVAIYVGRDVLLVKSSYRAEWNFPGGSLHRDETPEAAARREMEEEIGLSSGTALLPAGTASGVWDGRRDRVHFFELHLERMPELRLDNREIVAARLVPPDELPGMALTEAVAAYLGGLPR; encoded by the coding sequence ATGCCGAGCCTTGAGCGCGTGCCGTCGTCCACGTTTATCGACTGGGCCTGGCGCCTCGTGTTGCGCGTCGGATTCCGTTGCGCTCGCGTCTGGTGGCACATCCGGCGGCCTCGCCATGAAGGCGCGCTGGTCGCGATCTACGTCGGGCGCGACGTGTTGCTCGTGAAGTCCTCGTATCGGGCCGAGTGGAATTTTCCCGGCGGCAGTCTGCACCGCGACGAAACGCCCGAGGCGGCGGCGCGGCGCGAAATGGAGGAGGAGATCGGACTGTCTTCGGGCACCGCGCTGCTTCCTGCGGGCACCGCGAGCGGCGTGTGGGACGGGCGCAGGGACCGGGTGCATTTCTTCGAACTGCACCTCGAGCGCATGCCCGAACTGCGGCTCGATAATCGCGAGATTGTCGCCGCGCGTCTCGTGCCGCCGGACGAGTTGCCCGGTATGGCGTTGACCGAGGCGGTGGCGGCTTATCTCGGCGGACTGCCGCGCTGA